The Bacillus sp. Y1 genome has a window encoding:
- the hemL gene encoding glutamate-1-semialdehyde 2,1-aminomutase gives MRSYSKSIEAFAEAKTLMPGGVNSPVRAFKSVKMDPIFMERGKGSKIYDIDGNEYIDYVLSWGPLILGHANDRVVEAIKKVAELGTSFGAPSLIETKLAKLVKERVPSIEIVRMVSSGTEATMSALRLARGYTGRNKILKFEGCYHGHGDSLLIKAGSGVATLGLPDSPGVPEGVAKNTITVPYNDLESVRYAFEQFGDDIAGIIVEPVAGNMGVVLPQPGFLEGLRDITTQYGALLIFDEVMTGFRVGYNCAQGYFGITPDLTCLGKVIGGGLPVGAYGGRAEIMEQIAPSGPIYQAGTLSGNPLAMTAGLETLSQLTPDHYEEFARKAELLEEGIRAAAEKHDIPHTINRVGSMVGFFFTNEAVTNYEKAKTSNLDYFATYYQEMANQGVFLPPSQFEGMFLSTAHSNEDIEKTIEAIEIAFSKLR, from the coding sequence ATGCGCTCTTATTCTAAATCTATTGAAGCTTTTGCTGAAGCAAAAACACTTATGCCTGGTGGAGTAAACAGTCCTGTTCGTGCGTTTAAATCGGTTAAAATGGATCCGATTTTTATGGAGAGAGGAAAAGGCTCGAAAATTTATGATATAGATGGAAACGAATATATTGACTATGTATTGTCATGGGGACCTTTAATCTTGGGGCATGCAAATGATCGGGTCGTTGAAGCGATTAAAAAGGTGGCCGAACTTGGTACAAGCTTTGGTGCTCCTAGTTTGATTGAAACGAAATTAGCTAAATTAGTAAAAGAAAGAGTGCCGTCTATTGAAATCGTTCGTATGGTTTCTTCTGGAACGGAAGCTACCATGAGTGCTTTGCGCTTAGCTCGTGGATATACAGGGAGAAATAAAATCTTAAAATTTGAAGGTTGTTACCATGGTCACGGTGATTCTCTGTTAATCAAAGCAGGATCTGGGGTGGCAACTTTAGGTCTTCCTGATAGCCCTGGTGTTCCAGAAGGGGTCGCAAAAAATACGATTACGGTTCCGTATAATGATTTGGAAAGTGTTCGCTATGCATTTGAGCAATTCGGCGATGATATTGCTGGAATCATAGTAGAGCCTGTTGCAGGAAATATGGGAGTTGTTTTACCTCAACCAGGATTTTTAGAGGGGCTTAGAGATATTACTACCCAATATGGGGCACTTTTAATATTTGATGAAGTAATGACAGGGTTTAGGGTTGGATACAACTGTGCACAAGGATATTTTGGGATTACTCCAGATTTAACATGTCTTGGAAAAGTTATTGGTGGTGGGCTACCTGTTGGAGCCTACGGAGGAAGAGCGGAAATCATGGAGCAAATCGCACCAAGTGGTCCAATATACCAGGCTGGTACGCTTTCAGGTAATCCTCTTGCTATGACAGCAGGATTAGAGACACTAAGCCAGTTAACACCAGATCATTATGAGGAGTTTGCGCGTAAAGCAGAATTGCTTGAAGAGGGAATAAGAGCAGCAGCAGAAAAACACGATATTCCTCACACCATCAACCGTGTGGGATCGATGGTCGGATTTTTCTTTACAAACGAAGCTGTTACAAATTACGAAAAAGCAAAAACTTCAAATCTTGATTATTTCGCTACTTATTATCAAGAAATGGCGAATCAGGGTGTATTCTTACCTCCTTCTCAATTTGAAGGAATGTTCCTTTCAACAGCTCATAGTAACGAAGATATCGAAAAAACAATCGAAGCCATTGAAATTGCCTTTTCAAAGCTAAGATAA
- a CDS encoding uroporphyrinogen-III synthase produces MSDDYSLNGMKVLVPRGKKHAKPFSDLVKKYGGIPVEIPLISFRPVASPNLAIFLHKKLHKYDWIIFTSNVTVETFFSFDINSTVLDHIQIAAIGEKTEEALVRKGVTVDFKPKEYVAEAFVEEFSPYISEGTNVLIPKGNLARELISTTLEKKGAHVDELVIYETFFPDSSWDALVKALTEKQLDIISFTSPSTVDHFMAVVKEMNLLSTIDHCLFMCIGPVTLQRANALGLHVDAMPDTYTIDHMLQSIMKIIGKRENK; encoded by the coding sequence ATGAGTGATGACTACTCTCTCAATGGAATGAAGGTTCTTGTTCCTCGAGGAAAAAAGCATGCAAAACCATTTTCAGATCTAGTCAAGAAATATGGGGGGATTCCAGTGGAAATCCCTCTTATTTCCTTTCGACCAGTTGCTTCACCCAATCTGGCTATCTTCCTGCATAAAAAACTACATAAATATGATTGGATTATTTTTACTAGTAATGTGACTGTAGAAACATTCTTTTCTTTTGACATCAATTCGACCGTACTCGATCACATACAGATTGCTGCTATTGGTGAAAAAACGGAGGAAGCCTTAGTAAGAAAAGGGGTAACAGTTGACTTTAAGCCAAAAGAATATGTAGCTGAAGCATTTGTAGAAGAATTCTCACCGTATATTAGCGAAGGGACGAATGTTCTAATTCCTAAAGGAAACTTAGCTAGAGAACTTATTTCTACTACCCTTGAAAAAAAGGGAGCCCATGTGGATGAACTAGTCATTTATGAAACGTTTTTTCCTGACAGCAGTTGGGACGCATTAGTGAAGGCGCTAACAGAAAAGCAGCTAGATATCATAAGTTTTACTAGTCCTTCGACAGTTGATCATTTTATGGCTGTTGTGAAAGAAATGAATTTATTATCGACTATTGATCATTGCCTGTTCATGTGTATCGGGCCTGTTACTCTTCAACGGGCTAATGCTCTAGGTTTACATGTGGACGCCATGCCAGATACATACACAATTGATCATATGCTACAAAGTATTATGAAAATAATAGGAAAGAGGGAGAACAAATGA
- the hemC gene encoding hydroxymethylbilane synthase, translated as MRKIIVGSRRSKLALTQTNWVIDQLKKLDPSFEFEVKEIVTKGDKILDVTLSKVGGKGLFVKEIEQAMLDEEIDMAVHSMKDMPAVLPEGLVIGCIPFREDHRDALISKNHTPINELKPGSVVGTSSLRRSAQLLAIRPDLEIKWIRGNIDTRLAKLETGEYDAIILAAAGLSRMGWASEVVSEFIDDEVCIPAVGQGALSIECRESDEQLLNLLSRFTCVKTKQAVTAERTFLQKMEGGCQVPIAGYAKVEENGDISLTGLVATPDGKTILKESASGQDPEKLGEQVADALISNGGKALIDAVKVELDSE; from the coding sequence ATGCGGAAAATTATAGTTGGCTCCAGACGAAGTAAGCTTGCACTTACACAAACCAACTGGGTCATTGACCAGTTGAAGAAATTAGACCCATCCTTTGAATTTGAGGTAAAAGAGATTGTTACGAAGGGGGATAAAATCCTTGATGTAACTTTATCTAAAGTTGGTGGAAAAGGGTTATTTGTTAAGGAAATTGAGCAGGCAATGCTTGATGAGGAAATAGATATGGCGGTACATAGTATGAAAGACATGCCAGCTGTCCTGCCTGAAGGCTTAGTGATTGGTTGTATTCCATTTCGTGAGGATCATCGAGATGCACTAATCTCTAAAAATCACACGCCTATTAATGAATTAAAGCCTGGTTCTGTTGTTGGCACAAGCAGTCTTCGTCGCAGTGCACAGTTGCTTGCGATTAGACCAGACCTTGAAATAAAGTGGATACGAGGAAATATTGATACACGATTAGCCAAATTAGAAACGGGAGAATATGACGCAATCATACTAGCTGCTGCTGGCCTTTCCAGAATGGGGTGGGCAAGTGAGGTAGTATCAGAGTTTATTGATGATGAAGTATGTATCCCAGCAGTTGGTCAAGGTGCATTATCGATAGAATGCCGAGAAAGTGATGAACAGCTACTTAACTTATTATCTCGTTTTACTTGTGTGAAAACCAAACAAGCAGTGACAGCCGAGAGAACGTTCCTTCAAAAGATGGAAGGCGGCTGTCAGGTTCCGATTGCAGGATATGCAAAAGTTGAAGAGAACGGTGATATCTCTCTTACAGGGCTTGTCGCAACTCCAGATGGAAAAACTATCTTAAAGGAATCAGCAAGTGGACAAGATCCTGAAAAGCTAGGGGAGCAAGTGGCAGATGCCCTGATTTCTAACGGAGGAAAAGCATTAATTGACGCGGTGAAAGTGGAGCTTGATAGTGAATGA
- a CDS encoding cytochrome C assembly family protein, with product MFDYYMTRLHELTVVLYAFCVLLYFIDFLHHNRKANRVAFWLLAFVWLLQTMFLFLYMLKTGRFPVLTIFEGLYFYAWVLITLSLGINRLLRVDFIVFFTNVLGFIILAIHTFAPVQFESHVMAEQLISELLLIHITLAILSYGAFSLSFVFSFLYLIQYNLLKKKKWGARLLRITDLSKLEHMSYVLNVIGVPMLMLAVILGIQWAYLKIPEMFWLDAKVIGSFGVLIAYSIYLYLRVSKELYGRSLALWNIASFLIVLINFFLIGNLSSFHFWYT from the coding sequence ATGTTTGACTACTATATGACGAGGCTACATGAGCTAACCGTTGTCCTGTATGCTTTCTGCGTGCTCTTATATTTTATTGATTTCTTACACCATAACCGGAAGGCAAATCGTGTTGCCTTCTGGTTACTTGCATTTGTATGGTTACTGCAAACGATGTTTTTATTTTTGTATATGTTAAAAACCGGCCGTTTCCCGGTACTTACCATATTTGAAGGGCTCTATTTTTATGCATGGGTGTTAATTACTTTATCATTAGGAATCAATCGGTTACTTCGTGTTGATTTCATTGTGTTTTTTACAAATGTTTTAGGGTTTATTATTCTAGCTATCCATACGTTTGCACCAGTACAATTTGAATCTCATGTGATGGCCGAGCAGCTCATCTCAGAGCTTTTGTTGATTCATATAACACTTGCGATTCTTTCTTATGGAGCTTTTTCCCTTTCTTTTGTTTTCTCTTTTCTTTATTTGATTCAGTACAACTTACTAAAGAAAAAAAAGTGGGGAGCTAGGCTGTTAAGAATTACGGATTTATCTAAACTTGAGCATATGTCATATGTTTTAAATGTCATTGGTGTGCCTATGCTAATGCTAGCAGTCATATTAGGAATTCAATGGGCATACTTAAAAATTCCTGAGATGTTTTGGTTAGATGCAAAGGTCATTGGCTCTTTCGGTGTACTGATTGCATATAGCATTTATTTGTACTTACGTGTTAGTAAGGAGCTGTACGGAAGGTCATTGGCTCTTTGGAATATTGCTTCATTCTTAATTGTTTTGATCAATTTCTTTTTAATAGGCAACTTATCATCCTTCCACTTTTGGTACACTTAA
- the hemB gene encoding porphobilinogen synthase, producing the protein MNQSFSRHRRLRSSATLRTMVRENHLHLEDLVYPIFVVEGENIKNAIQSMPGVFQLSLDQLKIEMDEVVALGITSVLLFGIPNEKDECGTGAFHDHGIVQEATRVIKEQYPDIVVIADTCLCEYTSHGHCGVIEGGKVLNDPSLKLLADTAVSQAKAGADIIAPSNMMDGFVAAIRAGLDEAGFEDIPIMSYAVKYASSFYGPFREAAESTPQFGDRKTYQMDPANRMEGLREANSDVQEGADFLIVKPGMPYLDIVRDIKNNFHLPVVVYNVSGEYSMVKAAAQNGWIDEKNIVMEMLTGMKRAGADLIITYHAKDAARWLKEN; encoded by the coding sequence ATGAATCAATCATTTTCTCGTCACCGTCGTTTACGATCTTCAGCAACATTACGCACAATGGTTCGTGAAAACCACTTACACCTTGAAGATTTGGTATATCCAATTTTTGTAGTAGAAGGTGAAAATATAAAAAATGCTATCCAATCGATGCCAGGGGTTTTTCAACTGTCATTGGATCAATTAAAAATTGAAATGGATGAAGTAGTAGCGCTTGGGATTACATCCGTCCTTTTATTTGGAATCCCAAATGAAAAAGATGAGTGCGGTACGGGTGCTTTCCATGATCATGGAATTGTACAGGAAGCGACTCGAGTCATAAAAGAACAGTATCCTGATATCGTTGTTATTGCGGACACATGCTTATGTGAATACACTAGTCATGGTCACTGTGGAGTGATCGAAGGTGGTAAAGTATTAAATGATCCATCACTGAAATTATTAGCGGATACAGCAGTTAGCCAAGCAAAAGCAGGAGCCGATATTATAGCTCCTTCAAATATGATGGACGGATTTGTTGCGGCAATAAGAGCAGGCTTAGATGAGGCAGGCTTTGAGGATATCCCTATTATGTCTTACGCTGTGAAATATGCTTCTTCTTTTTATGGACCATTTCGTGAAGCGGCTGAGAGCACACCTCAATTTGGAGACCGTAAAACTTATCAAATGGATCCAGCCAATCGTATGGAAGGCTTAAGGGAAGCAAATTCAGATGTTCAGGAAGGAGCAGACTTCCTTATTGTGAAGCCTGGAATGCCATATTTGGATATTGTACGTGATATAAAAAATAATTTTCACCTGCCTGTTGTTGTCTATAATGTGAGTGGGGAGTATTCAATGGTTAAAGCTGCGGCTCAAAACGGGTGGATTGATGAAAAAAATATTGTAATGGAAATGCTAACCGGTATGAAAAGAGCAGGTGCTGACCTTATTATCACTTATCATGCCAAAGATGCTGCAAGATGGTTAAAAGAAAACTAA